One window from the genome of Planktothrix serta PCC 8927 encodes:
- the gvpN gene encoding gas vesicle protein GvpN produces the protein MTTVLQARPKGFVNTPAIEQLTIRALRYLQSGFSLHLRGPAGTGKTTFAMHLADLLNRPIVLIFGDDELKSSDLIGNQLGYTRKKVVDNFIHSVVKLEDELRQNWIDSRLTLACKEGFTLVYDEFNRSRPEVNNVLLSALEEKLLVLPPNNSRSEYIRVNPHFRAIFTSNPEEYCGVYGTQDALLDRLITIDMPEPDDETQQEILVQKIGISTEDAQKIIKLVKIYLEITTHKKEIKPVQNGKSPRPHIDKSSGLRPGLIIAKICHEHEIAIEADSQDFIEVCADILLSRTALSSMEAQKKLEQVIKTVFTNGDFSANSALLSSETLLTEKNDLGIEEQVYQYLQQSTGARVSEIEVALGLNRVQTTNVLRTLLKQGYLKQQDNRFFAVQKEGELIQP, from the coding sequence ATGACTACTGTGCTTCAAGCTCGTCCTAAAGGCTTTGTCAATACTCCAGCAATTGAACAACTTACCATTCGAGCGTTGAGGTATCTTCAAAGTGGCTTTTCTCTGCATTTACGGGGGCCAGCCGGAACCGGAAAAACGACTTTCGCCATGCACTTAGCGGATTTATTAAATCGTCCTATTGTCTTAATTTTTGGGGATGACGAACTCAAGTCTTCTGATTTAATTGGCAACCAACTCGGCTATACTCGCAAAAAAGTTGTTGATAACTTTATTCATAGTGTGGTTAAATTAGAAGACGAATTACGCCAAAATTGGATTGATTCTCGTCTAACCTTAGCGTGTAAAGAAGGGTTTACCCTGGTTTATGATGAGTTTAACCGTTCTCGTCCCGAAGTTAATAACGTTTTACTTTCGGCTTTAGAAGAAAAATTATTAGTCTTACCTCCTAATAATAGTCGCTCAGAATATATTCGGGTTAACCCTCATTTTAGAGCCATTTTTACCTCCAACCCGGAAGAATATTGTGGGGTTTATGGTACTCAAGATGCGTTATTAGATCGGTTAATTACCATTGATATGCCAGAACCCGATGACGAAACCCAGCAAGAAATTTTAGTCCAGAAAATCGGCATTTCTACAGAGGATGCTCAAAAAATTATTAAATTAGTCAAAATTTATTTAGAAATAACCACCCATAAAAAAGAAATTAAACCTGTTCAAAATGGAAAATCTCCCCGTCCCCATATTGATAAATCATCGGGTTTAAGACCCGGATTAATTATTGCCAAAATCTGCCATGAACATGAAATTGCTATTGAGGCAGATAGTCAAGATTTTATCGAAGTTTGTGCAGATATATTATTATCTCGTACTGCCTTATCCTCAATGGAAGCACAAAAAAAATTAGAACAAGTGATCAAAACCGTATTCACTAATGGCGACTTTTCTGCTAATAGTGCTTTGCTATCCTCGGAAACGTTATTAACGGAAAAAAACGACTTAGGAATTGAGGAACAAGTTTATCAATATTTACAACAATCTACAGGAGCAAGGGTTTCGGAAATTGAAGTTGCGTTAGGATTAAATCGAGTCCAAACAACCAATGTGTTACGCACTCTGTTAAAACAAGGTTATCTCAAACAGCAGGATAACCGTTTCTTTGCTGTGCAAAAAGAAGGAGAATTAATTCAGCCATGA
- a CDS encoding gas vesicle protein: MNSQQRPSNLQRGVPTSTQGSSLADILERVLDKGIVIAGDISISVGSTELLNIRIRLLIASVDKAREIGINWWESDPYLSSQTKVLTESNQQLLEQVKLLQEEVKALKALTSQKQPEE; encoded by the coding sequence ATGAACTCACAGCAACGTCCCTCAAATCTGCAACGCGGTGTTCCCACATCGACTCAAGGATCGAGTTTAGCCGATATTTTAGAACGGGTATTAGATAAAGGTATTGTTATCGCTGGGGATATTTCTATTTCTGTTGGTTCAACGGAACTCCTCAATATTAGAATTCGGCTGTTAATTGCTTCGGTGGATAAAGCTAGAGAAATTGGGATTAATTGGTGGGAAAGTGACCCTTATTTAAGCAGTCAAACGAAAGTTTTAACCGAAAGTAATCAACAATTATTAGAACAAGTTAAATTATTACAGGAGGAAGTTAAAGCGTTAAAAGCATTAACTTCACAAAAACAACCAGAGGAGTAG
- a CDS encoding AAA family ATPase, which yields MKVQSVELKYFKKFRTSPVFDFTDPETGLARDLIVLIGMNGSGKTSLLQAIAATLGEATGRLRTLSDLEWPGFNYELLGANWGKFDPEVSLKVQFSRSELQAVREFTQKLQEMGRNLMSPTEKSIVNLKWRDRRVQADTAAELFQFKGRQYAKQLLRSEGFQVFERVGTILWYTEQRTSTSLTPEDPDIKIEITHDIIRDRLSKWRQFHQDFVNGKFEKLRPGQKDLYAEIEQIYRTLFPERSFEGPILREGVDDILSEPWFYLYDGRNQYEISEMSGGERATFPMLIDFASWNIHNSVILIDEIELHLHPPMQQALLRALPKLGKNNQFIITTHSDYIEQLVPEAYIIRLEA from the coding sequence ATGAAAGTTCAATCTGTAGAGTTAAAATATTTTAAAAAATTTCGGACTTCTCCAGTATTTGATTTTACTGATCCCGAAACGGGATTAGCACGGGATCTGATCGTTCTTATCGGAATGAATGGTTCTGGTAAAACCAGTCTTTTACAGGCAATTGCAGCAACGTTAGGGGAAGCAACAGGGCGATTACGAACACTTTCAGATTTAGAATGGCCAGGATTTAATTATGAATTATTAGGGGCTAATTGGGGCAAGTTTGACCCGGAAGTTAGTTTAAAAGTACAATTTTCTCGATCAGAATTGCAAGCAGTTCGAGAATTCACCCAGAAATTGCAAGAGATGGGGCGTAATTTAATGTCTCCGACTGAGAAATCTATTGTAAATCTCAAGTGGCGAGATAGAAGAGTTCAGGCGGATACTGCTGCTGAATTATTTCAATTTAAAGGACGACAATATGCTAAACAATTGCTTCGATCTGAAGGTTTTCAGGTTTTTGAAAGAGTTGGCACAATTCTTTGGTATACAGAACAGCGAACCTCAACAAGCTTAACACCAGAAGATCCCGATATAAAAATCGAAATTACTCATGATATTATCCGCGATCGCTTATCCAAATGGCGACAGTTTCATCAGGATTTTGTTAATGGTAAATTTGAGAAATTACGGCCTGGACAGAAAGATTTATATGCTGAAATAGAACAAATTTATCGAACCCTTTTCCCAGAACGTAGTTTTGAAGGCCCTATTCTACGAGAAGGGGTTGATGATATTCTCAGTGAGCCCTGGTTTTATCTCTATGATGGCAGAAATCAGTATGAAATTTCAGAGATGTCTGGGGGTGAGCGTGCTACTTTTCCAATGCTGATCGACTTTGCCAGTTGGAATATTCATAACTCGGTTATCTTAATTGATGAAATTGAATTGCACTTACATCCACCCATGCAACAGGCGTTACTCAGAGCTTTACCCAAACTGGGCAAAAATAATCAATTTATTATTACAACTCACTCTGATTATATAGAGCAGTTAGTTCCTGAAGCATATATTATTCGTTTGGAGGCGTGA
- a CDS encoding DUF4435 domain-containing protein encodes MSVVSGGKIIFCEGKDTSLDYQLLSKIIADISGFNTIVPVGGKFNFSLFSQGYFARYETINQPYIFFSDRDFDVKPTSNIQLLLFANNQSRFLSYRACIENYFLDADLIHNYWLEKFQGRQENPTTTWAYGDSPGIDKISEWIQNSAMSLKNYQSVRWALGDLTNMGAARRQLRTTWTGKSGQLPNSLTLQDCKTQALEMISEFRQAVETVTPEEFENRLNLYHQQFDQEEFWIEKQYLIWFHGKDIQKEMQRQQNKYISLNKEFFKWAIQNLDINQHPDLIQLRERIRNL; translated from the coding sequence ATGAGTGTTGTTAGTGGTGGAAAGATTATTTTTTGTGAGGGAAAAGATACCAGCTTAGATTATCAATTACTGAGCAAAATAATTGCAGATATATCAGGCTTTAATACAATTGTTCCTGTTGGAGGTAAGTTTAATTTTTCACTTTTTTCTCAAGGATACTTTGCTCGATATGAAACCATAAATCAACCCTATATCTTTTTTAGTGATCGAGATTTTGATGTTAAACCCACTTCTAATATTCAGTTACTTCTATTTGCCAATAATCAATCAAGGTTTTTAAGTTATCGTGCTTGTATTGAAAATTATTTCTTAGATGCTGATTTGATTCATAACTATTGGTTAGAAAAATTCCAAGGAAGGCAAGAAAATCCTACCACTACATGGGCATATGGAGACTCCCCAGGAATTGACAAAATTTCAGAATGGATTCAAAATAGTGCTATGAGCTTAAAAAATTATCAATCAGTACGATGGGCTTTAGGCGATTTAACAAATATGGGTGCAGCACGGAGACAGCTTAGAACCACCTGGACAGGAAAGAGTGGTCAACTTCCGAATTCATTAACTCTACAAGATTGCAAAACTCAAGCTTTAGAAATGATTAGCGAATTTAGACAAGCTGTTGAGACGGTCACACCAGAAGAATTTGAAAACAGGCTTAATTTGTATCATCAACAGTTTGATCAAGAAGAGTTTTGGATAGAGAAACAGTATTTAATTTGGTTTCATGGTAAAGATATTCAGAAAGAAATGCAAAGACAACAGAATAAATATATTTCTTTAAATAAAGAATTTTTTAAATGGGCAATTCAGAATCTTGATATTAATCAACATCCCGATCTAATACAGTTACGCGAAAGAATTAGGAATCTATGA
- a CDS encoding pre-16S rRNA-processing nuclease YqgF translates to MILGFDPGREKCGIAVMGKDSQLYYHQVILASDVSTIIQSLCQQFAIEIVVMGDQTTSKMWKQKLTEILPKSLSIIQVNERYSTLEARDRYWQMYPPKGLTRLIPKGMRTPPRPIDDIVAIVLIERYLNRI, encoded by the coding sequence ATGATTTTAGGTTTTGATCCCGGTCGAGAAAAATGTGGAATTGCGGTGATGGGTAAGGATTCACAATTATATTATCATCAGGTAATTTTAGCGTCGGATGTTTCTACCATAATTCAATCTCTGTGTCAACAATTTGCGATTGAGATAGTGGTGATGGGAGATCAAACCACCTCAAAAATGTGGAAACAAAAACTAACTGAAATTTTACCAAAATCTCTATCTATTATTCAAGTTAATGAACGATATTCTACCTTAGAAGCGCGCGATCGCTATTGGCAAATGTATCCCCCCAAAGGCTTAACTCGTTTAATTCCTAAAGGAATGCGAACCCCACCCCGTCCGATTGATGATATTGTTGCGATTGTGTTAATTGAACGATATTTAAACCGGATTTAA